In Dethiosulfovibrio salsuginis, the DNA window AGGCTTCATCGCCTCTATTACCCCGGAAATCAGGTCAGATAGCTCGATCCCCATCATCTCGGCGCCTTTTTCGATCAACTGTCTATCGACCCCTGCGGCAAACCTCTTGTCGTTCCACTTCTTCTTCACCGACTTTACCGTAAGATCGGACAGGGATTTGCTTGGGCGAACCAGTGCGGTAGTCATTACGAGCCCGGTAAGCTCATCGACGGAAAAGAGGGTCTTTTCCATAGGGGAAATCGGTTCGACGTCCGAACATATCCCCCATCCATGGGCCCTCACAGCCCTTATAACTTCATCAGGATACCCTTTATCCTCCAGAATAGAGGCAGCGACCTTTGTGTGATTCTCTGGACAGGAGGATACCTCTTCCCAGTCCAAATCGTGAACTAAGCCAGCAAGTCCCCACAGATCAGGATCCTGATCGAATTTAAGGGCAAAATGCCTCATACAGGCCTCTACGGCCAGAGCGTGCCTTATATGACCTTCCTCTTTATTGTGCTCTCTGACCAGAACCAATGCGTCATCTCTTGATATAGACATCCAACAAGACCTCCAGTTATAGTTTAATTCAACGGCTCTGCCATCTCTCGGACCACCATATTGGAGATAGAACCATCGGCTTTAAGGCATATGACTGTCTCTATTCTCGCGTTTTTGATCATCCTCCTGCAAAGCATACAGGGATCGCCCTCAGCGAGAGAACCATCGGAGACGTTAAAACCGGCGATATATATTATACCTCCAGCCATTTTATCTGGGTCACCGTTTATTATAGCGTTCTGCTCCGCGTGAACGGCGACGCAGAGCTCGTATCTCTGCCCCTTAGGGACACCGAGGGCCTCTCTCCTACATACGCCCGAATCTATGCAGTTAGGTTCCCCTCTACAGGCTCCGTTATATCCTGTGCTGATAATTACGTGATCTTTGACTATTACAGCTCCATATCTTCTTCTTAGACAGGTAGACCTTTCCGCCACCGTCTGTGCTATCTTTATAAAGTAGCTATCCCAATCGGGACGATCTTTTCCCACGGTAACCCTCTCCTTCTCGTACTACAACTTAAGCATTAAAAAAATAAAAGGGAGCGATAAAATGAAGATAAATCCCATAAGCGCCTGGTGTCTTTACGACGTAGGTAACTCTGCTTTTGCCACCACCATAATGGCGGTAATATACCCGGTTTACTTTCACTCTTTTGTGGCCTCCACTATATCTCCGTCAAACGCCACGGCCTTCTGGGGATATGGATCCTCCATAGGTATTCTACTAGGAGCCCTGATAGCACCTTTTCTCGGAACCCTAGTTGACATGAAAGGCATCAGAAAAAAGCTACTCGCCTATTTTACCCTTTTAGGGGCTTTCTCCGCCATGGCTATGGCTACCGTTGGGAAGGGAGATTGGCTGATAGCGATAACACTTTTGGTTATAGGATCGGTCGGATTTTCCGGATCCGCTATATGCTACGACTCTCTGCTACCTCACATAGCTCCGCCGGATAAACTGGATAACGTATCGACAAAAGGTTACGCTTTAGGATACTTAGGGGGAGGCTCTCTGCTCGCTATAAACCTAATTACTATGATAGCCATACCGGGGGAGAGAGGGGTTCAACTTTCCTTTTTATCCGTCGGTATATGGTGGATCTTTTTCACCTTACCTGTGTTAATATCAGTACCGGAACCTCCGTCAGAGAGAATCGTATCGAGAGCTACCCCGACGGAGGTCTTTAAATCCCTAAAAAAAACATTCAGGGAGATCCGAAAATACAGAGACGCCTTTACCTTCCTCATCGCTTTCTGGCTGTATAACGACGGCATAGGAACGGTGATAAGGATGGCAGCCATTTTCGGCGCTCAGGTCGGAATAGACCAGAAAAACCTGGTCTCCGCCCTTTTAGTCACCCAGTTTGTAGGGATACCCTTCTCGTTTCTGTTTGGCAAGATTGCCGGTATCTTCGGCAGCAAGAAAGCCCTCTACGGGGCTCTCGTCTGGTACGTCGCTATCGCCGTAGGGGCTTTTTGGATGGAAACCAGGATCCACTTCTGGATATTAGCGATAGCTGTAGGAATGGTGCAGGGCGGTGCTCAGGCGATAAGTAGGAGCATATACGCATCTATGCTACCGGTAGACAGAAGCGGAGAGTTTTTCGGCTTCTACGACGTGTCCAGCAAATTCGCCGGCATAGCGGGGCCAGCGTTATTCGGGATTATAACCCAGATAACCGGAAATCCCAGACTGGCGGTGTTGGCCATAACCTCGACGTTTATAGCAGGGTTGATCCTCCTGAGCAAGGTCGACGTGGAAAGAGGACGTAAAAGGAAGTATAATTAGCGGCTGTTAGGGTTAATCCTGAGACCTTCTAGCGAAGATCATCCTAACCACCAGAGACTCGCTCCAGCTCCTTCCAGGATTGTTGAGGACGTCGATAACGAATACGGCAGCGACACATGCAATTACGACCAACACGACTATTGCGCATTGTCTGAGTATGTTGTTTTTTTCCCATACGTTTATTTTTTTATCCATTTCTAAAATCTACCTCGTTTCCGCTCGTAATGTAACGAGACTCTCCAGCCGTAAAGGAGGATCGATCGTATATAATGACTACAAAACCACCGGTATTCAAAAAAGTTTTAGTCGTGGACGATGCCGCTTTCGTAAGAGCTATGCTAAAAAAGCTCATCGAGGACAACGGCTTCGTGGTGTCAGGAGAGGCAGAAAACGGCGAAGAGGCCTTGAGGGCCTACCGTTCTCTGAAACCTGACTTGGTTATCATGGACATAACCATGCCCCTGATGGACGGTATAGAGGCGACCAAAAAGATAGTCGCCTTTGACGGCAAGGCAAAGATAGTTATAGTCAGCGCAAGAGGTGAAAAGCCTATGGTAATAAAGGCTATTGAGGCAGGAGCCCAGGATTTTATCGTTAAGCCGTTTGAGGTTCCCAGAGTCGTCAAGACGTTAAATAAGTTTCGTTAGACTACCTGGAGATCCTTTCAGGGCCTGAAACGATACTGATCCACGAGACAGGACATATCCAGAAAGCCCATAAAGTCCACCTCCTTAAGTATCAGGTCAAATAGGGCGGAGCAGTATCGACAATCCTCTAATGCCCTGTGATGACCGGAGCCAGAGATGGAAAACTGGCGGGAAAGATATTCAAGACTGTAGCTTTTCATACCGGGATAGACCTTTTTTGCTAGCGAACAGGTATCGAAAACCGGCGTATCAAGCCACCTCTCCTCGATTAAGCTCATCTGTCCATCGAGAAAGGACAGATCGAATCTGGGATTATGAAGAACTAGAGGCTCTTCCCCCCAAAATTCGTTGAAGGCACACAAGGCCTCCTCTAAAGAGGAGGCCCCTTTTACCATGTCGTCGGTTATACCGTGGATCGCCGTAACCTCCGCTGGGATAGGGCAACCTGGGTCCACAAGAACCTGAAATTCCCTCAAAGGCTCCCCTAATCTGAATTTTAAAGCTCCTATCTCCAGAATCCTGTTCCACCGAGGAGACAGGCCTGTCGTTTCGATGTCAAGGGCGAGAAAGGTGCAGTCCCTGACCGAAGTTTTATCGTTATACAGATACAGCACTCCTCTCTATCGGTCGCTTATTTCAATTAAATCCTCTATCTTCATGTCAGGATGAATGCCAAACCTGGTTAGGGCGAAATCGTACCTTATCGGATCGTCGGGCCTTACTGTGCGGAAAAAGCCCGTAATTTCCTCTACAGTCCTCATATCGCCGCTCTTTCTCCCGGTAAAGCCAAAAGCCAAGGATATTCTGTGCATATGGGTATCGAGAGGTATTAAAAGATCCTCAGGGGAGAGACAGGTCCATCCTCCAGGATCTACCTGATCTTTACGGACCATCCACCTAAAGTACAACATCAACCTTTTACAGGCACTTCCTCCCTCAGGCCGGGGAAGCAAGGTGTTCCTGTCCCTACTACCCCCCTTTAGGATCATCTCCACAAAGCCCTGGGCTCCTCTTATCGTGCCTTTATCTCCCGATAAAGCTATGGCCATAGCACGATCGAGGCTTCCGTGAAGCTCAATAACATCTTTCATCCCTGACAATAGATCCACCAGGTCGACCTGATCGGAAAAACGGTGCTTAAACCCCTCGAAAAGCCCCCTCCACAACTTAACATTACCTTTTTCTAAAAAACGTCTGGGAGAGTTCCCCATAGGCTCCAGAACGGAGGAGACGCTTTTAAGTATCTGGGACACCCTTCCGTAAGCCAGGGAGGATGCGACCATCCCGACTATCTCCCTATCCTCTACATCGGGGTAGTCCAATAAAAATTGAAGGGGGTCGGGGGAAATCAGGCTTTTTTTATTGAAGGATAAATAAATACTTTCCAGTGCCAGAGACAGAGACTTCGCGTCTTTCATCTGTTTTATTTAGACACTTGATTGAAAGCGTGGGTAGGAGCGTTTGCCGGCGATTTGCCCTTCTTTACCGAATGATACTCCGCGTAGGTCAGAGGAAGACCATCGCCTACCACCTTGGCACTTACAAGCTCTCCTACGAATATCCTATGGGTGTGGACGTTCGTTACGGAGCTAACCTTTGCGTCCATAGCGGCAACAGCATAGTCCAAGACCATAGGGGCACCGGTAGGACCTACCTCGTAGTTGCAGTTACAGAATTTATCCACCGCTCGACCACATTTGAAACCGAAGGGACCTATGAATATCATAGGAACCGATTTATCGAGGACCGATAGGGAGAAAACACCGCTTTTCTCGATATACTCTCCTGTCAGATTATCCCTGTGGATCGACACAGCGATCGTCGCTGGATCGGCGGATACCTGCATGGCGGAGTTCGCTATCTGACCGTTGTATCGTCCTTCACAGACGCTACTGACTATATAGACTCCGTAAGATAGGTTAAACAGCGCACGGGGATCTATCTCTGACATAAAAAGGACCTCCTTATAGGGGTATATATGATGTTTCCCAATATATCACTTTATGGATAAAACGCAAAAGGCGGACACCGGAGGTGCCCACCTTTTGCGTTTTATCCGAAAATCTATTCGGCCACAGGAGGATTGTAAACCCTGGAGGCAAACTCCTTGTCCAGCATATACATTCCCCTTTTAGAGTCCTTAAGCATCTCGACCTTTGCCACGTTGGTGGATGCGTTGTCCTCTTCCTCTACCTGCTCCTCGACAAACCAGTTGAGCATGATCCTGGTGGCGTGATCCTTCTCCTCCAGAGCCATATCCATAAGATCGTCGATACGTCGGGATATGTACACTTCGTGGTCATAGGCCGCCTTAAAGGCGTCCAGCGGGGATTCCCAGTTCGACTGAGGGGCCTCTATAGCCTGGAAGATCACCCTGCCACCTCGCTCTATCACGTAGTCGTAGAACTTCATAGCGTGATCCATTTCCTCTTTTGCCTGGATGTTCATCCAGTTAGCCATCCCCGGTAAATCCTGGGACTCAAACCAGCTAGCCATAGACTTGTATAGATAGGAGGAAAAGAGCTCGGCGTTTATCTGATCGTTAATAGCTTTTTCCATTTTATCCCTCAATGCCATAAAAATACCCCCATTCGATATTCTCTCCTGTACAGAGAGCTTATTTCCTAGTTATCATCTGGGAATAGGATAACACCGACGGCATAGCTCGTCAATAGGGAAAGGGCAAATTATCAGGAATTCCTCCTGGTTATTCCTCTTTCCTCGTCGGTACCGGGAATCACGTTATCCAGGATACCTGCGGAGATGCCTGCGACCGCCATAGCGGTCTTTCCTATAGCCCATATCACCTGGCCTGCTATTCCGTAGGAGAAAAACATATCCTGCTGTCCCTCTACCCATCCAGGAAGTCCCAGCGCCATAAGGAAGGAAAATCCCACTATCATAACGTTCCTCTGGGATCCCATATCCGCTCTTGTGAGAGCCTGGATACCGAGGGCACCTATTATGCCGAAAAGAGCTATATAGCATCCCCCTATTATCGGACTAGGCATAGTCGCCACGAGGGCCCCTAGCTTGCCTATAAAGCTCATCAGGATGAGAAGCACAGCCCCTGTCCTGACGACCCACCTGGATGCCACGCCGGTAAGGCCTATAAGGCCTATGTTCTCGGTATAGGAGGTACAGGCGACTCCTCCGAAGATACCTCCTAAGGCACATCCTATACCTTCCGCACCGATGCCTCTGTTTATGGTTTTCTCGTCAGGATCATCCAGTCCACAGGCGTTACTGACGTTGTAGTAATCCCCTATGCTCTCGATAAAGACGGCGAAAAACCCCGCCAAAATAGCGCCAAAAGCGATCATGCTGAACTTAGGAGCACCCCATGGAGCCAGACCGGTAAACTGAAACCATTTAGCCTCGGAGATAGAGGATAAATTCACGTAAGCAGGATGGGTCGGTTCAAAGACCCCGGAGAGACTCAAGGCAAGGCATATGAGATATACTATAACTACACTGGAAAGAATGGAGAATATGTTTACGTATCTCTTGTTCGTTCCAAGGCTGAAGAAAAAGATAAGTCCTACTACCGCCAGAGAGACAGGCCAATAGTTAGCGGCGTTCATCCCTACAGCCACCGGAGCTAGGGAAAAACCTATTGCCATTATGGTAGGACCAACTGTAACAGGGGTTATGAAACGCTTAATTTTACCGACTAGCCCCGCATATCCTAGAATCCCCATGAGGACCCCTCCAAGGATGAGGGAGCCTCCTATGTATTGAAGGCAGACATCGGACCCCTGGGCACCGTAGACGCCTATTATGGTCATTATAGGAGGTATAAAACTAAGGCTTGATCCTTGGACGATAGGGAGACCGGATCCAAAAGAGCTGGTCTGAAGCAAGGTAGCCAGTCCCATGGAAAGGTACACACAGCTGATGAAGAAACCGATCTGAGCAGGGGACATATTCATAGCAGGCCCAAAGATCAAAGGAACCAAAGTAGTAGCTCCAAACAAGGTCAGCACATGCTGAGCTCCAGCTAGAACCATAATGGGGAATCGAGGCTTATCGTCGATACCGTAGACCAATTTTGCCATATCCAACACCTCCGAGTTTTTGTCGTTGAAGATTGTACCATTATGCGTAACCGGTTGCATTAAACTATCAAGGAGATGCATATCAATGTCTATTAAACAAGATGTTCAGCTTTGCTCAAAACTAATGGGAAAAGCCCGATCGACGGTGGTCCTAAGCGGAGCAGGTATGTCCACCGCCTCCGGGATACCGGACTTTCGAGGGCCTGAGGGGCTTTACTCTGGAAAAAACGGTCCAACAATGGAGAGTATTTTTGAGCTAGAGTCTTTCGTAGAAAACCCCGCAGTCTTCTACGATTTTTATAGGCGTTTTCTGTCCGTCGTGGATCGGGCAACGCCTACCTACACACATCGTTTTCTAGCTGCTATGGAGAGAGAGTCTCTGCTTTTTGGAATAGTGACACAAAACATAGATGCCCTCCACCAAAAAGCGGGATCAAGGGCTGTATACGAGATTCACGGTAGTATATGGACAAGCCGATGTCTCCACTGCGGAAGAGAGTACGACTATAAAACATCAAAAAAGATGGCCTTTTCTAATCAAACCCCTTACTGTTCCTGTAGAGGTCTTATCAAGCCGGATATAGTCTTCTTCGGCGAGGAAGTAAGGCATCTGAGAGAGTGTATGGATATGGCTAAAAAATCCGATCTCTTTTTAGTGTTAGGATCGTCTCTCACCGTTGCACCGGCCTCCTACCTCCCCTCAATGTGTCATGGAACGGTGATAATAGTGAACAAAGGAAATATCCCCTTTACCTCGAGCATAGTGGGCCCGAAAACTTTACTCATGAACTACGATCTGGATACTTTCTTCTCTACTCTCAACGAAGAGCTTAAACTGCCGATAAGATAAAGTGGGAGAGGCAGTCCCAAACAGAATAGGAGCGATTTTATGACAAAATATTTTATCAAGGTAACCTTGTTAGTTTTATGCCTAGCCTCAGCCGCGAAGGCCAATGTCCTCACAGAGCCAGGTCTACACATAGCCCTTCTACCGATAGTCAACGAAACGGATATCCAGGTATGGGAAAGCAAGTACTACCCAGTAGACGTTTTCCCACAAAAAGTTATCGAAGAGTTCGTGACCCTTTTAAGGGAATATCCCTACGCTAGAATAACCGTCCTCTCTCCGATGGAAGGAGAGGTCTGGCTAAGAGGGGGGAGCGTTACAGCGGACATTGGGGTCAGGCTTCATGTATACAAACTCAAGATGACCGACAGAAAACACCTTGGAACCGACCGGATGGGCTACGTGGCGATAAGGATGGAGGTTTTCGAGGGAGAGGGGAGGGAAATGCTCTACGCCACTTCCCTAGCGGGAGAGGATAGGCGGTTTACCTTCTCCCCCGGAGATGATCGCATATTCTATCTCGCCGACAAACTGGACTTTGTCCAGCTTTTCCCTGACCCCAAAGACGACGATCAGCCTATGAGCAAGCCTTTATGGAGCTCTTTTAGGGGAACTCCTTACTGGAACGCCTTCAAAAAAGCACTGGCGAAGAGCAGGGATGCTCTTTTCGACGGAATCACCGGCTATCATATGGTGGGACGCATCATATCACCTACGAAGGACAGTTTAAGTTCCTCTCCTCCGAATCGCAGAAGATACATAGTCAGCTTGGGGAGGGTAGAAGGCGTAAAAGTGGGAGACCTTCTATCGATATTAAGGAGCGACCGATACGATACGGTGGACCCAGAGAGGCCTGTGGTCGTTCTTCCCGATCGTGGAGGATTAGTCAAGGTTATATCGGTCCAAAATCACGAGGCAGTAGTGGAGGTAGTGAGAGAATCTCAAGAAAACCCGATAAAACTCAGGGATCTTGTGATAATGCCTCTTTATCCATCGAAGCGAAGGTAATACGAGGAGGAATTTAATATGAAAAAAACTCTTGCAACTTGCATATTTCTATTTGTTATATCAGCGTCGCCGTCGTGGTCCAACACCACTCAGGCGGAAAACGATCTCCTGATCAGGCAGGCCTGGAGGGCGGGACAGCAGCTAATAGAGAACGGTATGTACCGTAGGGGAGTTGAATATCTAGAGGCCTACGTAAAAAACCGTCCTAGCTCCGCTGATGGATGGTACTGGCTGGCAAAAGGCTACCAGGGTATGGGTATGCTCAGTAAAGCACAAAAAGCATTTACTCAGACCCTTGAGGTAGACCCTGAATATCCTCCTCTCTCGAGGGTTCTACAAAACCGTGCCATAGGAGAGGCTATCCCCCTTATGGATCCGGCAGGTGAACCATTCCGCAAAGGACTTCCGGTTATCGATCCCGGAACAGGAATATTCAACGACAGAGTTATAGCCAGACCGGCTCCAGTCGATCCTCCGGCTCAGGCTGCTCCTCCTGTAGCTGCACCACCTAGGCCTCAGGTAAACGAAAGTTTCTCTCCCTTAGGGGCCAGAAAGGTAGTGGTGTCTCCGTCATCTCAGATCCCAGACACTAATCCTGTAGTACCTATACCCCCGGTAGCGGACCTGACAGGAGAGCCTGAGGGGCCGGGAATACCCATGATAAGGATCCCCGACGGGAACCAAGAAGCCGTAGCCCTTCCCGCAAATGAACCGGCCTACGTTCCTCCTGCGCCATCGTCGACAGAGCCAAAAGCAAAGCCAGAACAACCGGTCTATGTTCCACCCAAACCAAAAGATAACTAGATACGCTTTAATATAATCCAATTTTTACCTATAAAGAAAGCTACCTAGCGAACATCGCTAGGTAGCTTTCTTTATAGCTCCGGGACACACTGCTTAAATCGATCGAATCGGTCCTCACAGAACCTCCGAATCTCCGATACCGACGAAAGGGAGAGGATTTGCTCCACCACCGACCTCATCTCCGTCCTGTCTATCTGAGAGATGATCCACCTTGACCGGAGAATAGACTCTACGTTCATACTGAACCTCTCAAGTCCCATTCCAACTAAAACAGGTATCAACAGCGGATCTCCCGCCATCTCGCCACAGAGGCTAACCTTGACCCCCTCTTTTTTCCCGTTATCTATTACGGTTTTGACCAAACGAAGAACCCCAGGGTGAAAAGGGCTGAAAAGATGAGAAAGGTTTCTGTTCATTCTGTCGACCGCTAAGGTATATTGTATGAGGTCGTTGGTTCCTATGCTCATGAAATCGACCTCTCTAGCTATAAGGTCCGATATGACCGCTGCGGAGGGTACCTCTATCATAACCCCTATCTCAAGATCAGGATTAAAAGGGACACCCTCTTTTTTCAAATCCCCTTTAACGTCTTCGACCAAGCCTTTAGCCAATCTAAGCTCCTCTACGCCGGAGACCATAGGGAACATTATCTTCACCTTTCCGAAGGCGCTTGCCCTCAGGAGTGCTCTGATCTGAATTCGGAAAATATCGGCCCTGGAGAGGGAAAACCTTATAGCCCTGTAGCCGAGAGCTGGATTGTCCTCATCTGGAACGTTCAGATATCCTGGAACTTTATCGCACCCGATATCCAAAGTTCTAAAGACAACAGTCTTGCCACCGGCGTCCAGGACCGCTTTTTTATATACCCCTAACTGTTCGCTCTCCGTAGGAAGCCTATCCCTATCCATGTAGAGCCTCTCCGTTCTGAAAAGCCCTATACCGCTGACGCCTTTCTCCAGGGCCAGGTGAACATCTCTGACGTTGTCGCTGTTAGCGTAGAGCTTGAAGGGGATACCGTCCATGGATAGGGTTTGCTTCATTTTCATAGCAGATAGTTTTTTGTCGAAATCAGAGAAACATACCTGTTTTTTTCTATATGTTTCCAATGTCTCCTCGTCGGGGTTGAGTATTATCACTCCCTCCGAGCCATCTACTATCATCATATCGCCGGTCTCGACTACATCCAGCACGTTCGGGACGTCTATA includes these proteins:
- a CDS encoding ferritin; amino-acid sequence: MALRDKMEKAINDQINAELFSSYLYKSMASWFESQDLPGMANWMNIQAKEEMDHAMKFYDYVIERGGRVIFQAIEAPQSNWESPLDAFKAAYDHEVYISRRIDDLMDMALEEKDHATRIMLNWFVEEQVEEEDNASTNVAKVEMLKDSKRGMYMLDKEFASRVYNPPVAE
- a CDS encoding FlgT C-terminal domain-containing protein — protein: MTKYFIKVTLLVLCLASAAKANVLTEPGLHIALLPIVNETDIQVWESKYYPVDVFPQKVIEEFVTLLREYPYARITVLSPMEGEVWLRGGSVTADIGVRLHVYKLKMTDRKHLGTDRMGYVAIRMEVFEGEGREMLYATSLAGEDRRFTFSPGDDRIFYLADKLDFVQLFPDPKDDDQPMSKPLWSSFRGTPYWNAFKKALAKSRDALFDGITGYHMVGRIISPTKDSLSSSPPNRRRYIVSLGRVEGVKVGDLLSILRSDRYDTVDPERPVVVLPDRGGLVKVISVQNHEAVVEVVRESQENPIKLRDLVIMPLYPSKRR
- a CDS encoding HDIG domain-containing metalloprotein → MSISRDDALVLVREHNKEEGHIRHALAVEACMRHFALKFDQDPDLWGLAGLVHDLDWEEVSSCPENHTKVAASILEDKGYPDEVIRAVRAHGWGICSDVEPISPMEKTLFSVDELTGLVMTTALVRPSKSLSDLTVKSVKKKWNDKRFAAGVDRQLIEKGAEMMGIELSDLISGVIEAMKPVQRELGLEELL
- a CDS encoding tetratricopeptide repeat protein; this translates as MKKTLATCIFLFVISASPSWSNTTQAENDLLIRQAWRAGQQLIENGMYRRGVEYLEAYVKNRPSSADGWYWLAKGYQGMGMLSKAQKAFTQTLEVDPEYPPLSRVLQNRAIGEAIPLMDPAGEPFRKGLPVIDPGTGIFNDRVIARPAPVDPPAQAAPPVAAPPRPQVNESFSPLGARKVVVSPSSQIPDTNPVVPIPPVADLTGEPEGPGIPMIRIPDGNQEAVALPANEPAYVPPAPSSTEPKAKPEQPVYVPPKPKDN
- a CDS encoding MFS transporter; translated protein: MKINPISAWCLYDVGNSAFATTIMAVIYPVYFHSFVASTISPSNATAFWGYGSSIGILLGALIAPFLGTLVDMKGIRKKLLAYFTLLGAFSAMAMATVGKGDWLIAITLLVIGSVGFSGSAICYDSLLPHIAPPDKLDNVSTKGYALGYLGGGSLLAINLITMIAIPGERGVQLSFLSVGIWWIFFTLPVLISVPEPPSERIVSRATPTEVFKSLKKTFREIRKYRDAFTFLIAFWLYNDGIGTVIRMAAIFGAQVGIDQKNLVSALLVTQFVGIPFSFLFGKIAGIFGSKKALYGALVWYVAIAVGAFWMETRIHFWILAIAVGMVQGGAQAISRSIYASMLPVDRSGEFFGFYDVSSKFAGIAGPALFGIITQITGNPRLAVLAITSTFIAGLILLSKVDVERGRKRKYN
- a CDS encoding uracil-xanthine permease family protein, which gives rise to MAKLVYGIDDKPRFPIMVLAGAQHVLTLFGATTLVPLIFGPAMNMSPAQIGFFISCVYLSMGLATLLQTSSFGSGLPIVQGSSLSFIPPIMTIIGVYGAQGSDVCLQYIGGSLILGGVLMGILGYAGLVGKIKRFITPVTVGPTIMAIGFSLAPVAVGMNAANYWPVSLAVVGLIFFFSLGTNKRYVNIFSILSSVVIVYLICLALSLSGVFEPTHPAYVNLSSISEAKWFQFTGLAPWGAPKFSMIAFGAILAGFFAVFIESIGDYYNVSNACGLDDPDEKTINRGIGAEGIGCALGGIFGGVACTSYTENIGLIGLTGVASRWVVRTGAVLLILMSFIGKLGALVATMPSPIIGGCYIALFGIIGALGIQALTRADMGSQRNVMIVGFSFLMALGLPGWVEGQQDMFFSYGIAGQVIWAIGKTAMAVAGISAGILDNVIPGTDEERGITRRNS
- a CDS encoding TIGR02757 family protein, which translates into the protein MKDAKSLSLALESIYLSFNKKSLISPDPLQFLLDYPDVEDREIVGMVASSLAYGRVSQILKSVSSVLEPMGNSPRRFLEKGNVKLWRGLFEGFKHRFSDQVDLVDLLSGMKDVIELHGSLDRAMAIALSGDKGTIRGAQGFVEMILKGGSRDRNTLLPRPEGGSACKRLMLYFRWMVRKDQVDPGGWTCLSPEDLLIPLDTHMHRISLAFGFTGRKSGDMRTVEEITGFFRTVRPDDPIRYDFALTRFGIHPDMKIEDLIEISDR
- a CDS encoding deoxycytidylate deaminase; the protein is MGKDRPDWDSYFIKIAQTVAERSTCLRRRYGAVIVKDHVIISTGYNGACRGEPNCIDSGVCRREALGVPKGQRYELCVAVHAEQNAIINGDPDKMAGGIIYIAGFNVSDGSLAEGDPCMLCRRMIKNARIETVICLKADGSISNMVVREMAEPLN
- a CDS encoding flavin reductase family protein encodes the protein MSEIDPRALFNLSYGVYIVSSVCEGRYNGQIANSAMQVSADPATIAVSIHRDNLTGEYIEKSGVFSLSVLDKSVPMIFIGPFGFKCGRAVDKFCNCNYEVGPTGAPMVLDYAVAAMDAKVSSVTNVHTHRIFVGELVSAKVVGDGLPLTYAEYHSVKKGKSPANAPTHAFNQVSK
- the ptsP gene encoding phosphoenolpyruvate--protein phosphotransferase: MFIKGIGVSSGIAIGRVFVDWKEHVEIEKDYVDDVEMELDRLNAAVEVAGQEIQDLYKDVASRLGRDEVEMFACHGMMIADPEFIGQIKGRIITESVNAEWAVRSVADKFIQVFEDMDDDYLKSKADDVKDVSARICKLLLHIEGGDMTALQEKSIVVARNFTASEVVQIDRDRVLGVVSQEGTMASHAVIMARNWGVPAVIDVPNVLDVVETGDMMIVDGSEGVIILNPDEETLETYRKKQVCFSDFDKKLSAMKMKQTLSMDGIPFKLYANSDNVRDVHLALEKGVSGIGLFRTERLYMDRDRLPTESEQLGVYKKAVLDAGGKTVVFRTLDIGCDKVPGYLNVPDEDNPALGYRAIRFSLSRADIFRIQIRALLRASAFGKVKIMFPMVSGVEELRLAKGLVEDVKGDLKKEGVPFNPDLEIGVMIEVPSAAVISDLIAREVDFMSIGTNDLIQYTLAVDRMNRNLSHLFSPFHPGVLRLVKTVIDNGKKEGVKVSLCGEMAGDPLLIPVLVGMGLERFSMNVESILRSRWIISQIDRTEMRSVVEQILSLSSVSEIRRFCEDRFDRFKQCVPEL
- a CDS encoding 3'-5' exonuclease yields the protein MLYLYNDKTSVRDCTFLALDIETTGLSPRWNRILEIGALKFRLGEPLREFQVLVDPGCPIPAEVTAIHGITDDMVKGASSLEEALCAFNEFWGEEPLVLHNPRFDLSFLDGQMSLIEERWLDTPVFDTCSLAKKVYPGMKSYSLEYLSRQFSISGSGHHRALEDCRYCSALFDLILKEVDFMGFLDMSCLVDQYRFRP
- a CDS encoding SIR2 family NAD-dependent protein deacylase, yielding MSIKQDVQLCSKLMGKARSTVVLSGAGMSTASGIPDFRGPEGLYSGKNGPTMESIFELESFVENPAVFYDFYRRFLSVVDRATPTYTHRFLAAMERESLLFGIVTQNIDALHQKAGSRAVYEIHGSIWTSRCLHCGREYDYKTSKKMAFSNQTPYCSCRGLIKPDIVFFGEEVRHLRECMDMAKKSDLFLVLGSSLTVAPASYLPSMCHGTVIIVNKGNIPFTSSIVGPKTLLMNYDLDTFFSTLNEELKLPIR
- a CDS encoding response regulator, yielding MTTKPPVFKKVLVVDDAAFVRAMLKKLIEDNGFVVSGEAENGEEALRAYRSLKPDLVIMDITMPLMDGIEATKKIVAFDGKAKIVIVSARGEKPMVIKAIEAGAQDFIVKPFEVPRVVKTLNKFR